Sequence from the Clostridium botulinum genome:
TTCTTGAAGTACAGAGCTCATTTCATTAATAGATTCTTCCATTTGATCAAATGCTACTGATTGTTGATTATTAACTTCATAAGATACCTCTATTGATTCTTTAGTTTTAGTAGCTATATTTTCCACTCCACTTATTATGCTTTGTATATCTTGAGTTGCTTTGCCTGTTTGCTCTGAAAGGCTCCTAATCTCATCAGCTACTACTGCAAATCCTTTACCAGCTTCCCCTGCTCTTGCAGCTTCAATTGATGCATTTAATGCAAGAAGATTAGTTTGTTCAGATATTCCATTTATAGATAGTACCATGTTAGATATATTTTTCATTTCATTTATAAGATTTTCTACAGTAGATTGTACATTTCTAAAACTATTTACAGCCTCTTCTCCTGAATGTTTTAAAAAGTCTACTTTTTCATTACTATCCTTTATTACTCTAACTATATCTTTACTATTTGATTCCATTTCTGTATTTTTAGTATTTAATGCTTCTATTCTTTCGCCAAGTTCCTTAGTTTGTTGATTAGTTGATTCTATATCCTTAGCTTGAGCGTAAGTTCCTTCTGATATTTCTTCCATAGAACTCTTGATTTCTAAATTTGATGCAGAAACTTCTTCTGTTACTGCACTTAGAGTATTAGAAGCATCATCTATTTTATCTACTGCTCCATTAACATTACCTATTAATACAGCTAAATTATTTAACATTTTATTAAAGTATTCTGATAATTGTCCTACTTCATCTTTAGAATTTCTTTCTGTAGCTCTAACACTTAAATCTCCATCAGCAACTTTATTCACAATTCCTGTTAATTCCTTAATTGGTTTAGTAAGTAACTTACTTACCATAAAGATTATTGCTAATCCAATTACTATCGCTACAATTGACATAATCATTATCTTATTATTTATACTAGTTATTGGAGCCATTAAAGCACTAGTTTCTCCTCCCGAGAATACTACCCACTCTACACCATCTACTCTAGCATAAGATGCCATTTTATTTACGCCATTATTTTTAAATTCAACTAATCCATTATTTTTGCTTAAATCTTTAGATATTTTATCTATTTCTGGTATTCCACTTTCTTGTGCAACTAATTCTTTATCGTCATGATATATAACTATTCCATTCTTATCTACTACAAAATTATGTATATTTGAATTTTCATTTCTAAACTTATCTATTATTTTTCCAAACGACTCCATTTCAATTGATATAGTAGTAATTCCTAAAATTTCACCATTTTCATCAAATAGTGGTAATGTTGCACCTGTTACTAAACTTCCAGTTGCCTTTGATACTACTGCATCTAAGGTAGAAGGCTTCTTAGTTTCAACCGTTCTCTTAAAATAATCTCTATCTGCAAATGATGTTCCTACTACACTAGGAGATGAACTTGCAATTGCATTGCCATTTATATCTATGATATGTGTTCTTTGAACTTCTGGTTTTTTTGCATTATATGCTTCCATTTCAGAAGTGATTTTTTGCTGTAGTGTTTTAAATTCTTCAGTTTCATGTTGTCCTGCAGCTGACATCTTTAATAAATTATTTATTT
This genomic interval carries:
- a CDS encoding methyl-accepting chemotaxis protein; this translates as MSKLNFFKTSIQGKIATAVGAILLLTTVTLTTTSSVLSKNAMGKTINETFVANAMGSAISIKGTIEKEQNGLLIYQDNYEINNLLKMSAAGQHETEEFKTLQQKITSEMEAYNAKKPEVQRTHIIDINGNAIASSSPSVVGTSFADRDYFKRTVETKKPSTLDAVVSKATGSLVTGATLPLFDENGEILGITTISIEMESFGKIIDKFRNENSNIHNFVVDKNGIVIYHDDKELVAQESGIPEIDKISKDLSKNNGLVEFKNNGVNKMASYARVDGVEWVVFSGGETSALMAPITSINNKIMIMSIVAIVIGLAIIFMVSKLLTKPIKELTGIVNKVADGDLSVRATERNSKDEVGQLSEYFNKMLNNLAVLIGNVNGAVDKIDDASNTLSAVTEEVSASNLEIKSSMEEISEGTYAQAKDIESTNQQTKELGERIEALNTKNTEMESNSKDIVRVIKDSNEKVDFLKHSGEEAVNSFRNVQSTVENLINEMKNISNMVLSINGISEQTNLLALNASIEAARAGEAGKGFAVVADEIRSLSEQTGKATQDIQSIISGVENIATKTKESIEVSYEVNNQQSVAFDQMEESINEMSSVLQEMIKITKEINNEIITIDANKEEVNASIEQVSSVAQQVAASSQQVTASSQEQLQAFDVVTTNSQELTVLSEQLKESLRVFKI